In a genomic window of uncultured Sphaerochaeta sp.:
- a CDS encoding DUF3536 domain-containing protein — translation MKTQTQEKTSLILHGHFYQPPRENPRTGIIGKQLSASPFPDWNERIHADCYSANSHSRYLSGVRRILSMTNNYAYISFNFGPTLLSWMEKRHPNTYALIQEADRQSMERLGHGNAIAQAYNHSILPLASRPDAKDQILWGLDDFSRRFGRDAEGLWLPETAINPMVIDLLGEAGVQYVILSPWQCKALKTEKGQMVELGGKPAPYGRPFKLVGEKGNTINAFFYNPQLAEGISFGHYLRDADMLYERLLTIAKTEGQHLIHTATDGEIYGHHEPYGDMALAALIKKVQDREDFQFTNYATYLEKHPATETAYLHDGEEAKGTSWSCSHGVSRWYRDCGCHTGGDDGWNQKWRTPLRQAFDHLAGKLDAIFETEVVNLLGREVKARELLHSFSPAILEHDDMDTFLSRHTQDPDTRKALAKLLLGQKYKHFSFTSCGWFFNDLAGLEPRQNIVYALMALRLYEGFTKESLLEILLEDLQKAKANRKQDGTGRTLALEALKELSGEVEAALFFTLNRRITLHDDFEESYGYFRLVEVKHQDAETMVLAISNKQSLDDYLCTVIDPHPEAAVLQYTITIQSRHEENQTYFLTHEDIPLRMRDLLFTQIDRNVCMLDEKQIKELSHNLYYYASLAKHVPYLPMGSLYQQLIGSSLSAIKSLFTYGTLTMWDEFKSDFELMLDFFLKYGKQPDLELIASIFDSEMTNMAKKVKTYGLSNANIRFMLEFLEIVREKRFQPDLTAIQDAVYPYLCMQKKTESNTDIALINALGKVLNFDLILC, via the coding sequence ATGAAAACACAGACACAAGAGAAGACTTCCCTGATTCTCCACGGGCATTTCTATCAGCCCCCACGAGAGAATCCCAGGACAGGAATCATCGGCAAGCAGCTCTCTGCAAGCCCCTTCCCGGACTGGAACGAACGGATTCATGCTGATTGCTACAGTGCAAACAGCCACTCCCGCTATCTCTCGGGAGTACGAAGAATCCTCAGCATGACCAACAACTACGCCTATATCAGTTTCAACTTCGGTCCCACCCTTCTCAGCTGGATGGAGAAGCGACACCCGAATACCTATGCCCTGATCCAGGAAGCCGACCGGCAGAGCATGGAGCGATTGGGCCATGGCAATGCAATCGCGCAGGCGTACAACCACTCCATCCTTCCCCTAGCCTCCAGACCAGATGCAAAGGACCAGATCCTCTGGGGTCTGGATGACTTTTCCCGCCGTTTCGGCCGTGATGCGGAAGGCTTGTGGCTTCCCGAGACCGCAATCAACCCGATGGTCATCGACTTGCTTGGGGAAGCAGGGGTGCAGTATGTCATCCTCTCTCCCTGGCAGTGCAAGGCACTCAAGACGGAAAAGGGTCAGATGGTTGAACTGGGCGGCAAGCCGGCCCCTTACGGCAGGCCGTTCAAGCTTGTGGGAGAGAAGGGAAACACCATCAACGCATTTTTCTACAACCCCCAGCTTGCCGAGGGCATCAGCTTCGGTCACTACCTCAGGGATGCAGACATGCTCTATGAGCGTTTGCTGACCATTGCCAAAACCGAAGGACAGCATTTGATCCATACGGCAACCGACGGAGAGATCTACGGGCACCACGAGCCGTACGGAGACATGGCTTTGGCAGCCCTGATCAAGAAAGTCCAGGATCGCGAGGATTTCCAGTTCACCAATTATGCGACGTATCTGGAGAAGCATCCTGCCACCGAAACGGCATATCTTCACGATGGTGAGGAAGCGAAGGGCACCAGCTGGTCGTGCAGCCACGGTGTTTCCCGATGGTATCGCGACTGCGGTTGCCATACCGGTGGGGATGATGGGTGGAACCAGAAGTGGAGAACTCCCCTGCGGCAAGCCTTCGACCACCTGGCAGGCAAGCTCGATGCCATATTTGAGACAGAGGTGGTAAACCTGCTTGGCAGGGAGGTGAAGGCCAGGGAACTGTTGCACAGCTTCTCCCCTGCCATTCTCGAACATGATGACATGGATACATTCCTCAGCCGGCATACCCAGGATCCCGATACCAGGAAGGCGCTGGCCAAGCTCTTGCTGGGCCAGAAATACAAACATTTCTCATTCACCAGTTGCGGGTGGTTTTTCAATGACCTTGCAGGGCTCGAGCCCAGGCAGAACATCGTCTACGCCCTTATGGCCCTGCGCCTATACGAGGGGTTCACCAAGGAGAGCCTGCTGGAGATCTTGCTGGAAGACCTGCAGAAGGCAAAAGCAAACCGCAAGCAGGATGGAACAGGCAGGACCTTGGCCCTTGAAGCCCTGAAAGAGCTCAGCGGAGAGGTTGAGGCAGCTCTCTTCTTCACCCTCAATCGACGCATAACGCTGCACGATGACTTTGAGGAAAGCTACGGGTACTTCAGGTTGGTTGAGGTCAAGCATCAGGATGCAGAAACCATGGTGCTGGCCATCAGCAACAAGCAGTCTCTGGACGACTACCTGTGTACGGTCATCGATCCCCACCCTGAGGCTGCGGTGCTGCAGTACACCATCACCATACAAAGCCGGCATGAGGAGAACCAGACCTACTTCCTCACTCATGAGGACATTCCCTTGAGAATGCGCGACCTCTTGTTCACGCAGATTGACCGGAATGTCTGCATGCTTGACGAAAAGCAGATCAAGGAGCTCTCCCATAATCTCTATTACTATGCAAGTTTGGCAAAACACGTTCCCTATCTGCCGATGGGCTCGCTGTACCAACAGTTGATAGGCTCCTCATTGAGTGCCATCAAGAGCCTGTTCACGTACGGAACGCTTACGATGTGGGATGAGTTCAAATCTGATTTTGAGCTGATGCTCGACTTCTTCCTCAAGTATGGCAAGCAACCGGATCTCGAACTGATCGCCTCCATCTTCGATTCCGAGATGACCAATATGGCGAAGAAGGTCAAGACCTACGGCCTGAGCAATGCGAACATCCGGTTCATGCTGGAATTTCTGGAAATTGTGCGGGAGAAGCGCTTCCAGCCTGACCTCA